One genomic segment of Gottschalkia acidurici 9a includes these proteins:
- a CDS encoding helix-turn-helix domain-containing protein, with the protein MSIEIHLDRILVERKMQLNQLAEEVGVSIVNLSNIKTGKIKAIRFSTLNAICKALNCQPGDIMIYVNDEIGIEEDE; encoded by the coding sequence GTGTCTATAGAAATACACCTGGATAGGATATTAGTTGAAAGAAAAATGCAATTAAATCAATTAGCAGAAGAGGTAGGGGTTAGCATAGTAAATTTGTCAAATATAAAAACGGGAAAAATTAAAGCTATTAGATTTTCAACTTTGAATGCCATATGTAAAGCTTTAAATTGTCAACCAGGAGATATAATGATATATGTTAATGATGAAATTGGTATTGAAGAAGATGAATAG
- a CDS encoding DUF2975 domain-containing protein gives MQSEIKKRKIKKSVKIIGTIVRAITVVGYIGIIACLLTAISAIFKPTFIFNTMYLDEVLIQNSIDPDIFTRKLAVSLMIKYIMNIVFVILILKSLGRILSTIENGEPFDSRNHSEISIIGWITIASVNLIPILEYFVRTIILKLPSNLKGIGSDGVLRYYSTSVDWKITLLGIFLGVLIIILAQVFKYGTYLQNEYDSTL, from the coding sequence ATGCAAAGTGAAATTAAAAAAAGAAAAATAAAGAAAAGTGTAAAAATTATTGGAACTATTGTCAGAGCTATAACTGTCGTAGGCTACATAGGAATTATTGCTTGTCTACTTACAGCTATAAGTGCAATTTTTAAGCCTACTTTTATTTTTAACACTATGTATCTTGATGAAGTTCTTATACAAAACTCTATAGATCCTGATATCTTCACAAGAAAGCTTGCTGTTTCTCTTATGATAAAGTATATAATGAATATTGTGTTTGTTATACTGATCCTTAAGTCTTTGGGGAGAATTCTTAGCACAATAGAGAATGGTGAACCATTTGATAGTAGAAATCATAGTGAAATCTCTATCATTGGATGGATTACTATAGCCAGTGTGAATTTAATACCTATTCTAGAGTACTTCGTTAGAACTATAATTTTAAAACTACCTAGTAATCTAAAGGGAATTGGCAGTGATGGTGTTTTAAGATATTACTCTACCAGCGTTGACTGGAAGATTACTTTACTTGGAATATTTTTAGGGGTATTAATAATTATCCTAGCACAGGTATTTAAATATGGAACATACTTACAAAATGAATATGACTCTACACTATAG
- a CDS encoding bacteriohemerythrin produces MLFKWKDEFNTGIDEIDLQHRKLFELGSEIYVLATLKDGLDHYDEIIKILDELKNYAVYHFDFEEKYMSSKNFSYLDEHKKLHSAFIDKISSIESKDVDDKQKTVLLQLLDFTANWIGNHILKEDFKYKDL; encoded by the coding sequence ATGTTATTTAAGTGGAAAGATGAGTTTAACACAGGAATAGATGAGATTGATTTACAACACAGAAAATTATTTGAACTAGGTTCTGAAATTTATGTTTTAGCAACTTTAAAGGATGGCTTAGATCATTATGATGAAATTATAAAAATATTAGATGAATTAAAAAATTATGCTGTTTACCATTTTGATTTTGAGGAAAAATATATGAGTTCTAAAAATTTCTCATACCTTGACGAACATAAGAAGCTACATAGTGCCTTTATAGATAAAATTTCAAGTATAGAATCTAAGGATGTAGATGATAAACAGAAGACAGTACTATTACAACTTCTAGACTTTACTGCTAATTGGATTGGTAATCATATTTTAAAAGAAGACTTTAAGTATAAAGATTTATAA
- a CDS encoding alanyl-tRNA editing protein — MTEKTYLENPYLREFKGKVIKKEKVNDMYHIYLNRTVFYPNTMHSELKDKGTINGIEVLDVFEKGEHIVHVLKENISSKDVNILIDWNNRFDYMQQHTGQHLLSASIHKLYDKETINFRLDESYAYIEINIEKIKGEDISRIEKFANSIIHSNFKIKTYELSKESQSEIESGTRVAEIDNIYITPCESIHCSNSGEVGIIKILDYEEIENKGIVIKFVCGNRALRDYEKKNECINSVSKLLSLEERDIYKGVELLLDKKEKLEEQVRILREEIGMYNRK, encoded by the coding sequence GTGACAGAGAAAACTTATCTTGAAAATCCATACTTAAGGGAGTTTAAAGGAAAAGTTATAAAAAAAGAAAAAGTAAATGATATGTATCATATATATTTAAATAGAACTGTATTTTATCCTAATACAATGCATAGTGAGCTAAAAGATAAAGGGACTATAAATGGAATTGAGGTATTAGATGTATTTGAGAAAGGTGAACATATTGTTCATGTATTAAAAGAAAATATAAGTTCTAAAGATGTAAATATTTTAATAGATTGGAATAATAGATTTGACTACATGCAACAACATACAGGTCAACATCTTTTATCTGCTTCTATACATAAACTTTATGATAAAGAGACTATAAACTTTAGGTTAGACGAAAGTTATGCTTATATAGAAATAAATATAGAAAAGATTAAAGGTGAGGATATAAGTAGAATAGAAAAATTTGCAAATAGTATAATTCACTCTAATTTTAAAATTAAGACATATGAATTAAGTAAAGAAAGTCAATCTGAAATAGAATCAGGTACTAGAGTGGCGGAAATAGATAATATATATATTACACCCTGTGAAAGTATACATTGTAGTAATTCGGGAGAGGTTGGAATAATTAAAATATTAGATTATGAAGAAATTGAAAATAAGGGTATAGTAATAAAATTTGTATGTGGCAATAGAGCATTGAGAGATTATGAAAAGAAAAACGAATGTATAAATAGTGTATCTAAGTTACTTTCTTTAGAAGAAAGGGATATATATAAAGGTGTTGAATTATTATTAGATAAAAAAGAGAAACTAGAAGAGCAAGTTAGAATATTAAGAGAAGAAATAGGTATGTATAATCGAAAATAA
- a CDS encoding phosphatidylglycerophosphatase A — MKEIVIKKLEDRGVTIDDIADLVIELQKDYIKISMEQAKNNIESVLSKREVQHAILTGIQIDELAEKNLLEEPLLSIVKRDEPLYGVDEILTLGITNIYGTIGLTNFGYLDKLKLGIVGEVDRIGKETDRVNTFLDDLICGIVAAACSKIAHGNYA, encoded by the coding sequence TTGAAAGAAATTGTAATAAAAAAACTAGAGGATAGAGGAGTAACAATAGATGATATTGCTGATCTAGTTATTGAACTTCAAAAAGATTATATAAAAATATCTATGGAACAGGCTAAGAATAATATAGAAAGTGTATTATCTAAAAGGGAAGTTCAACACGCTATATTAACAGGAATACAGATAGATGAATTAGCTGAAAAGAATTTACTAGAAGAGCCACTATTATCTATAGTGAAAAGAGATGAACCTCTTTATGGTGTAGATGAAATATTAACCTTGGGCATAACTAATATATATGGAACAATAGGGTTAACAAATTTTGGATACTTAGATAAGTTAAAACTAGGAATAGTCGGAGAGGTTGATAGAATAGGTAAGGAAACAGATAGAGTAAATACTTTTTTAGATGATTTGATATGTGGAATTGTAGCAGCAGCATGTTCAAAAATAGCACATGGAAACTATGCTTAA
- the argF gene encoding ornithine carbamoyltransferase, with product MPINLKGRSFLKLLDFTPKEIEYLIDLSEELKKLKYAGIKPRNLEGKNIALIFEKASTRTRCSFIVAAVDEGAHPEYLGKGDIQLGKKESVKDTARVLGRMFDGIQFRGFSHDTVEELAKYAGVPVWNGLTDKFHPTQILADFLTIKEKKGYLKGIKFAYIGDGRNNMANSLLIGAAKMGMDFRIVAPKELFPEDEIVKAGEEIIKETDGKITITDNIDEGVKGVDVIYTDVWVSMGEEDQFEERINQLKAYQVNMDMIKKADKDVIFMHCLPAFHDQDTDVGREVLEKYGLEAMEVTDEVFESKHSVVFDEAENRMHTIKAIMVATLGK from the coding sequence ATGCCGATTAATTTAAAAGGAAGAAGCTTTTTAAAGTTACTGGACTTTACACCTAAAGAAATAGAATACTTAATAGATTTATCTGAAGAGTTAAAAAAACTTAAATATGCTGGGATAAAACCTAGAAATTTAGAGGGAAAAAATATAGCATTAATATTTGAAAAAGCATCAACTAGAACAAGATGTTCATTCATAGTTGCAGCAGTAGATGAAGGCGCACATCCAGAATATCTAGGAAAAGGGGATATTCAATTAGGAAAAAAAGAATCAGTAAAAGATACAGCTAGAGTACTTGGAAGAATGTTTGATGGAATACAGTTTAGAGGATTTAGTCATGATACAGTGGAAGAACTTGCAAAATATGCAGGAGTGCCAGTTTGGAATGGACTTACAGATAAGTTTCATCCGACACAAATACTAGCAGACTTTCTAACTATAAAAGAGAAAAAAGGATACTTAAAAGGTATAAAGTTTGCGTATATAGGTGATGGAAGAAATAATATGGCTAACTCACTTTTAATAGGTGCGGCTAAAATGGGTATGGATTTTAGAATAGTAGCACCAAAAGAACTATTTCCAGAAGATGAGATAGTAAAAGCAGGAGAAGAAATAATAAAAGAAACAGATGGAAAAATAACTATAACAGATAATATAGATGAAGGTGTAAAAGGCGTAGATGTAATTTATACAGATGTATGGGTATCTATGGGAGAAGAAGATCAGTTTGAAGAGAGAATAAATCAACTTAAAGCATATCAAGTAAATATGGATATGATAAAAAAGGCTGATAAAGATGTAATATTTATGCACTGTTTACCAGCTTTTCATGATCAAGATACAGATGTAGGAAGAGAAGTACTTGAAAAGTATGGACTAGAAGCAATGGAAGTTACTGACGAAGTATTTGAAAGTAAACACTCAGTAGTATTTGATGAAGCTGAGAATAGAATGCATACTATAAAAGCTATTATGGTAGCAACTTTAGGAAAATAA
- a CDS encoding Crp/Fnr family transcriptional regulator, whose amino-acid sequence MIKDSLRKVPLFKNLSNDVLKDIASVAKERIYKKGNIIISEGNKSNDIYIIKEGKVKVYKTSSTGKNVILDIKGSGSVLAGTTLFSDSLNPATIMTIEDSLVYTLKNSDLENLIRNNSDLALDFIKILSNELHNSQEKITNIALNDTYVRVAKLLLTLSSKHGIDSNDDNTLKLDLNLTREELASLIGTSRETISRALSQFSKENIIDIKGREIIICNKNKLEEWLK is encoded by the coding sequence ATGATAAAAGATTCTTTAAGAAAAGTTCCATTATTTAAAAATTTAAGTAACGATGTCTTGAAAGATATTGCAAGTGTGGCTAAGGAAAGGATCTATAAAAAAGGAAATATAATAATTTCTGAAGGCAATAAAAGTAATGACATTTACATAATAAAAGAAGGCAAGGTAAAAGTTTATAAGACATCTAGTACAGGAAAAAATGTAATTTTAGATATAAAGGGAAGTGGTAGCGTGTTAGCAGGAACTACACTCTTTAGTGACTCTCTTAATCCAGCTACTATCATGACTATAGAGGATTCTTTAGTTTATACACTTAAAAATAGTGATCTAGAAAATCTTATAAGAAATAATTCTGATTTAGCACTAGACTTTATTAAAATTCTGAGTAATGAACTTCACAACTCACAAGAAAAGATAACAAATATAGCTTTAAACGATACATATGTTAGAGTTGCAAAATTACTTTTAACTCTTTCTAGTAAGCATGGTATTGACTCTAATGATGATAATACATTGAAATTAGATTTAAACCTGACTAGAGAAGAGCTAGCAAGTCTGATAGGCACCTCTAGAGAAACAATTAGTAGAGCCTTAAGTCAATTTAGTAAAGAGAATATTATAGATATAAAGGGGAGAGAAATAATTATATGTAACAAGAACAAGTTAGAGGAGTGGTTAAAATAA
- a CDS encoding DNA internalization-related competence protein ComEC/Rec2, translating into MKRPFLWIFIFYLLGIIFYRTFQTNIDLTLTLMLIAIISTLILYILRVRRYIRYIVLIIIFLIGIIATNHSVEKNMLPQFDEKEVKLEGIVKDTIAKEKGFEKYLVYVKKIKYKDKIYNINEKTILNIYSDTKIKVGDKILDEVKIKEPNRNTNPRLFNYKLHLQTKDIFSVGSSNGYSIKILSSKNISTLEKSSIRFREWVSLKLDESLNKRNSLIIKSIILGDDSFLDKEEVDKFRSLGLSHILAISGLHIGIIYGAIIFCFDVLKFNRKFSMVLSILIIWIYGYLVGYPPSVLRGSIMFSILIIASITYYRYDSLNILPLSGFIMLTYRPLWLFSIGFQLSFLATFTIILFTPKIKEIVKIKNMTIKNSISVIIAAQIGVLPIVIYYFNELQILSIVANLIVVPLLSSGLVLGFLILLTSMINTKVSLLIGILANIILNLSNFISDILHKFTYLNIIFYSPSFFEIIFYYFIVITLLKIIDITLISKKIQRVIYGYFIICLVFNTVSKSFYEDISVEFIDVGQGDSCLIRFNNKNILVDTGGSILSNFNIGENILLPYLQKTGVNSIDGIFLTHFHEDHAQGVLSLLGSMKVKNIFIGYTDYNSNLYRDIMKLSKQSNVPIKIIIEGNKLKINKDSYIEVLNPLNSEVGYTDDNNKSLTFILSIYNKKLLFTGDIEKESEARIINKHKSQSVDILKVPHHGSKTSSTEEFINHFSPRVAVIQVGRNNFGHPDESVLKRYRDSKTKILRNDKSGLITANITKEKISISSYITNKKSFTNFLMKNIYSICSYILYNGIIIRFILEYKKRRQYEL; encoded by the coding sequence ATGAAAAGACCTTTTCTATGGATTTTTATATTTTATCTGTTGGGTATTATATTTTATCGTACGTTTCAAACTAATATAGATCTAACATTGACACTAATGTTAATAGCTATAATTTCAACATTGATACTTTATATCCTTAGAGTAAGAAGATATATAAGATATATAGTTTTAATAATAATTTTTCTAATAGGTATAATAGCCACTAATCATAGTGTTGAAAAAAATATGCTCCCCCAATTTGATGAAAAAGAAGTGAAATTAGAGGGAATAGTAAAAGATACTATAGCTAAAGAAAAAGGCTTTGAGAAGTATCTAGTATATGTGAAAAAGATAAAGTATAAAGATAAAATTTATAATATAAATGAAAAAACAATATTGAATATTTATAGTGATACAAAGATAAAAGTAGGAGATAAAATACTAGATGAAGTAAAAATAAAAGAACCAAATAGAAATACCAATCCTAGATTATTTAATTATAAATTACATCTACAAACTAAGGATATATTTTCTGTGGGAAGTAGCAATGGATATTCAATTAAAATATTAAGTAGTAAAAATATAAGTACTCTTGAAAAAAGCTCTATAAGGTTTAGAGAATGGGTTTCCCTGAAACTAGATGAAAGCTTAAACAAAAGAAACAGTTTAATTATAAAGTCTATTATATTAGGAGATGATTCATTTCTAGATAAAGAAGAGGTAGATAAATTTAGAAGCTTAGGATTATCACATATACTTGCCATCTCAGGTCTGCATATAGGAATAATATATGGAGCCATAATATTCTGCTTTGATGTTTTAAAGTTCAATAGAAAGTTTTCTATGGTATTGTCTATATTAATCATATGGATATATGGATACTTAGTTGGATATCCACCTTCAGTTCTTAGAGGAAGTATTATGTTTAGTATTTTAATAATAGCTAGTATTACATACTATAGATATGATTCTTTAAACATACTTCCTCTTTCAGGATTTATAATGTTAACTTATAGACCACTTTGGCTATTTAGCATAGGATTTCAGCTGTCATTTTTAGCAACGTTTACAATAATACTATTTACTCCAAAGATAAAAGAGATAGTTAAGATTAAAAACATGACAATTAAAAATTCTATATCAGTAATAATAGCGGCACAGATAGGAGTGCTACCTATAGTCATATACTACTTTAATGAGTTACAAATACTATCTATAGTAGCTAACTTAATAGTAGTACCATTATTATCTTCTGGACTAGTTTTAGGTTTTTTAATATTATTAACTTCTATGATAAATACTAAAGTAAGCTTGCTTATAGGGATACTAGCAAATATAATTCTAAATTTATCTAATTTTATTTCTGATATATTGCACAAATTCACATATCTAAATATAATTTTTTACTCACCATCTTTTTTTGAAATTATTTTTTACTATTTTATTGTAATTACATTATTAAAAATAATAGATATAACTTTGATAAGTAAGAAAATTCAAAGAGTTATATATGGATACTTTATAATTTGTTTAGTATTTAATACTGTGAGTAAATCATTTTATGAAGATATAAGTGTAGAATTTATAGATGTTGGACAAGGAGATAGTTGTTTGATAAGATTTAATAATAAAAATATTTTAGTAGATACTGGTGGAAGTATTCTAAGTAATTTTAATATAGGAGAAAATATACTTCTTCCATACTTACAGAAAACAGGTGTAAATAGTATAGACGGAATTTTTTTAACACACTTTCATGAAGATCATGCCCAAGGGGTTTTATCTTTATTAGGAAGTATGAAGGTAAAAAATATATTTATAGGATATACGGATTATAATAGTAATCTCTATAGAGATATAATGAAACTATCCAAGCAAAGCAATGTGCCAATAAAAATAATAATCGAAGGTAATAAATTAAAAATTAATAAGGATAGTTATATAGAGGTATTAAATCCATTGAATAGTGAAGTAGGTTACACTGATGATAACAATAAGTCTTTAACATTTATATTAAGTATATATAATAAAAAGCTACTTTTTACAGGTGATATAGAGAAAGAAAGTGAAGCGCGAATTATAAATAAGCATAAAAGTCAGAGTGTAGATATATTAAAAGTACCTCATCATGGAAGTAAAACATCTTCAACGGAGGAATTTATAAATCACTTCAGTCCAAGAGTTGCAGTCATTCAAGTTGGGAGAAATAATTTTGGACATCCGGATGAAAGTGTTTTGAAAAGATACAGAGATAGTAAAACTAAAATATTAAGAAATGATAAATCAGGACTTATAACTGCAAATATAACTAAAGAGAAAATAAGTATTTCGAGTTATATAACCAATAAAAAGAGCTTTACCAACTTCCTTATGAAAAATATATATTCAATATGTAGCTATATCCTGTATAATGGCATTATAATAAGATTTATACTAGAATACAAAAAGAGGAGACAGTATGAGTTATAA
- the holA gene encoding DNA polymerase III subunit delta, which produces MSYKEFLTDIEKKQLKRVYLLFGKEMYLKDIIISKIKQDYLDSSFETLNYIHIDGKKTTDDEIINACETLPFMSEKKIVVVEDLDIFKGKGKDESVERDERQVEELDKYILDMSESTCLIFICKEEKIDSRKKIVKNIKKSGLIVELDKLKGDELERWVSSQFKDHGKKILKNDILYFLNLSSYLEKSTNKTLYDLENEINKIISYIGSREEVTKKDVDSISSKSLENDIFKLVDFIGQKNTAMAISMFNEMTIGGEPIQKIMYMIVRQVRLLFMTKLLYEKGYSIGAIGQKINVYHNFIVQKLINQGRNFTTEELLNGLKKCISTDENIKTGKIDGKLGMEIFIVEFSQKLN; this is translated from the coding sequence ATGAGTTATAAAGAGTTTTTGACAGATATAGAAAAAAAGCAGTTAAAAAGAGTCTATTTATTATTTGGGAAAGAGATGTATTTGAAAGATATAATAATATCCAAAATAAAACAAGACTACTTAGATAGTTCGTTTGAAACACTAAACTATATACATATAGACGGAAAGAAAACTACAGATGATGAGATAATAAATGCTTGTGAGACGCTTCCATTTATGTCAGAGAAAAAAATCGTGGTAGTAGAAGATTTAGATATATTTAAGGGTAAAGGCAAGGATGAATCGGTTGAAAGAGATGAAAGACAAGTAGAAGAATTAGATAAGTATATTTTAGATATGAGTGAATCTACTTGTTTAATATTTATATGTAAAGAAGAAAAAATTGATAGCAGAAAAAAGATAGTTAAAAATATAAAAAAAAGTGGTCTTATAGTAGAACTTGACAAACTAAAAGGGGATGAATTAGAGCGTTGGGTATCTAGTCAATTTAAGGATCATGGAAAAAAGATATTAAAAAATGACATACTATATTTTCTAAATTTATCATCTTACTTAGAGAAGAGTACGAATAAAACGCTATATGACTTAGAAAATGAAATAAATAAGATTATAAGCTATATAGGAAGTAGAGAAGAAGTTACTAAAAAAGATGTAGATAGCATATCATCTAAAAGCTTAGAAAATGATATATTTAAGCTAGTAGATTTTATTGGACAAAAAAATACTGCTATGGCTATATCGATGTTTAACGAAATGACAATAGGTGGAGAACCTATACAGAAAATAATGTATATGATAGTAAGGCAAGTTAGACTTTTATTTATGACTAAGTTATTGTATGAAAAAGGATATAGTATTGGAGCAATAGGACAGAAAATAAATGTATATCACAACTTTATCGTTCAAAAATTAATTAATCAAGGAAGAAACTTTACAACAGAAGAGCTCTTAAATGGATTGAAAAAATGTATATCTACAGATGAGAATATAAAGACTGGAAAAATAGATGGTAAATTAGGAATGGAAATATTTATAGTTGAATTTTCCCAGAAGTTAAACTAA